TGAGTGCAGTGTTAAATATGGCAATCTGACAATTACCGGAAAATGGTTAAGAAATGAAAAACTGAGGAATAAGAGACAGTGTTAAACATAGCAATATGACAATTACCGGAAAAATGGTTAAGCAATGGGAAACTGAGGTACGAGAAACTCAGGAAGTAATAAAAATAAGACAGCAGACCAAAGAAAATATGCCAATACCGGCCTCCGTTATGTTTCATATGTGATGAGAAGTGTGGTTGGAGCAATACCGTTGACAACTGCAGCCAGCTTCCAAGCAAGATTTTGAGCATCCTGAATCCCAGTATTCATGCCTACACATAGCATGAAAAAGTAGTACATTACTACAAGGCACAGTTTCGATACATAAATGTGCCTCACATCTCAACTCAAGAAACTAGTAAATTAGTAGATTTGCTCATACCAAATCCACCGGCTGGAGGAAAACGATGAGCGGCATCACCAGCTAGAAAAACTTGGTTTTCAAAGGACAAAAACTTCTCAGCAACTTCAGCATGCATTACCCAAGGCTTAATATCGAGTATAGATATATCTTCAAGCTCATGACCAACCAATTTAAAAATCAAATCCTCACACATCTGGTGGGGGAAAACATCCAAAACATCCAAACCATAaatatcaaaccctaatttgtaaATTCATCCAATATTAGAACATTAGCCTAAATTCTCTGCATAATCAACTCATTATGCTCAACTAATTGAAGAGAAACTGAATTTTAAGACCAAGCAAAACAAGAATCAATTATAAACTAACCTTGATACATTGCGTCACTGTGTTAAACAGAGTCAACCGAGATAGGCAAGACGACGGTCGGCGGCGACTGTTATGGAAGAGGAGGcgaggaaggtggtggtggtggtggagccgcgcggtgaAGAGGAGGTGAGGAGCGGTGAGGAGCGCGCGGTGAGGAGCGGTGGAAGGTTCTTGCTTCGAATACAGATTTGGGGATTGTGTGTTATCTCTTTGGCGGTGTGTTTCAGTTGATTTAAAATTTTGTGAATATCTATTGAAGCGAACAACGGGAAGCCCGCCCCTTTAGAATACtacctattgaggcgggcaacttaaagcccccttcaacaggttCTGTAGAAGCGAACATAACAAAAGCCCGCCCCAACCACATGCTTAAAgttttgacccgcgttgactaaggggttattgaggctcacttatatatgcccccctcaacaagggggctacaacaggggttttttccactagtgatttccttcactatcccttgtggagtcgccactgtgagggggtcgaaaaagcgcgaggctaatgcgtgacctcgtccctcgtgggtgtgacgattctttttattcaatcaagtgtaattggatttcctgtgagtatacacccaattgactagtaatataggagtcgccattcaggtttaacgacaatgagaaaaactgacaaaatccggttatcgtgacataaagggagtgcaattatgtttgaccacgacggccgtaggttcccttgtgatccctggtgtggggatctctcaatatacacccgcaaggtagagattgagggttcgggggactgtaactaccaagaggagtacttcgctcgtcgataactccagaggcaggatatccttactagctcagcataaataattgaagggacatgcgttaactattaaactaatctgagttgattttagcaatatgcaacatataatactaattcgatagtgattatctgatttaaatagcattaagggacctagcatgacaatccgatttcccaaaaatattatatttgttaggcgtgatagaacaatcagattaggttagtttaacagttcataaaaatggcgaggaaagcagttaaatcatcgaaaagggacacattacgacgcacccttgagaggtgcgtcacggttctcggaaaactaaccactttgactttgctatttctcctttttatttaacgaatctcaattatgggaccggatacgttctgttcgatttatggatcgattgcgacagaacgcgtgaacaatttcgcagcgagaggcttaggctaagggttggagtcaatactcagaatataattatgtgttgttgttttctttcaagtcgaatttagggggctatttatagggaagagttcgtgggaagatagaattgcagagttctaatccacaaagaattaggaaaaaacacgtacccaggtattttcagcgcccaggcctgggcgccgaagatttcggcgcccagagccaggcgttgaaaatagggtctgggctgttttctttagtcagattcggattcctgaaatccgtagagtttgagattaattcgagtcttttagcgcgtatcaattttatgacggaatgcgtctgagcccgttacgaactctaggctcgttaggattttaattaatacgtaactcttatttccgaatcctattaggaataggattctcgcggttttctatctcatttaggatttatgttggaatgcaacacctaattctgacagatttctatcctttatgatttgccacttttagaagctaccttttacggcagttactatttttagcaggtttccataaatagcaggtttcgggtgaaatgaaatggggaatcgagattcgtttattttataggagatgcgttgtcaagtggagatttacgttttcatcatcgaacctttccctttcgggaatggggacaaaagtaggtgtctacacctataTAATTGAGAAACCACACAAATGGATGTCGACAATGTTGTAGACGCGCCACCAATTTTCAAAATGGCCACATACATTAGATATTTAAACAAATATTCAAACCAATCGACATTAAATGGCATAAATAAAAAATTCTCCATGACATTTTAACAATCATTTCATTTCCTGTCCATAGCTTTTCAATGGCCAAACAATACCAATGTTATCTTTCTTGTATGATACTGCAGATGCAACACTGCATTTACATTACAGTAGGGTTATAACAAAATTTTCTTACAACaaaatttttgcttaaaattaATTTGCAAATACCATTCTTTGTCATAGGAATGCTACCATTGAGAAGGCTGATGATTCCCACATTTGTCACTTTGCATGTCAACCCTCTATTTTGATTCAATTCCAACAGGACCGTTTTGCAACGACAGCAGGCAAGGAGTACCATTCAGGATATAATCTACCTTTTCTATGTTTCCGCTTACTAATTTCTGAACTGATGCCTACAGCCTGGAAGTTTATTGTCAACAGAATGTGGTTCTCCAAGCTATGTAGCACCTGAGGTAAGAGGAAACTGTTCTCAATCAAATATATGTGGATAGGTGATAAGATAAAATGGCCCGACATTgttgaaatgaaagaactaaCTCTAATATAGTCAAATTGACAGGAATTGAATAAGAAAACTTACGATGGAGCAGCTGCATATGTCTGGGCTTGTGGAGTGATCTTATTTGAGTTGTGTGTTGGTTATCTACCATTCACTGACCCCAATCTATTGAATTTGTACACAAAGGTATTTTCCCTCACAAAATAAACGGTAAAACACTTTTTATAGTACAAAAGAACTCTTCATCCGACAAAGTTTCCTATGCATAGATATTGAGAGTTGAGTATGAATGTCCAAATTGGTTTACACCAAGTCAGAAGCAACttattggtagattattgaatCCCCGTTCCAAAAAAGTTATGCGGACTTAAATTCATATGTAGAAGATCAATGAAAACAACAGATTGATCAAACCAGCCTCAACTTCTGTTTTCTACAGAGAATTACAGTAGCAGAAATTGCTAAAGATGAGTGGTTTCAGGTAGATTATAAGCCTGCTGCAGGAATGCTACACAGATGATGTTCGAGCAGTTTTTGAACCTGAAAAGGTAATGACTATATACAAGAAACACCATTCAAAGATGAACATGCTAACTAAATGCCAAGGCTTTTTCTTTCAGGGAAGTTCAGACGAAAAAATTTTCCCTGAAACTCAAGGATTTATCAATGCCTTCCAACTGATCGCAATGTCTAGCGACCTTGATTTGTCAACCCTATTTGAAGAGCAGGAAACTCTACAAACATGAAAccaaaatatattttcttaCTTATACCTGATTAATGAGGATTCTCTAGTGATTTTCTCAAATAAAGTAGTAAATTTTACTAATAAGAACTGCACTCATTAGATTAATTGGTATCTTGAAAAACAGGACGACAAGAACAACACGATAATGCTAGGATCAAAATACACAATCACCGAAACTATAGAAAAGATAGAGAAAGCAACAAGGGATGCAAGTCTTTTAGTTGAATGGATGAGTAACAGCACGATGAAAATACAACTAAAATCGAAGTTCCGTTCATCTTTTAGCCTGTTGGTTGAGGTGATTGAAGTGGCACCAACAAATTGTGTTGTGGAAGTACCAAAACCTGCTGAAGAAGCAGGAATATATAAAGAGGTATTTTCAGGATTCTACCCCTGatattttcttactcttttctTAAAAGTGTAAGAAAAATGCTGAACTAGCtattttgtgtgtgtgttctgaAACAGTTATGCAGGAGTTTATCTCGATTGCTAACAGAAAAATCACGTAAACATCGACGATGAGATGTCAAACGATGATAACATCATTATGCACAAGGTCAAAGGTACGAGAACAGAAGATGAATCACTTGATATCAACTCTAAAGATCaaggtcttttttttttctccatTGTGACAGTCAAGTGACTAGAGAGACACACATACAATTATATCATAGAGCTAAGCTTGAGGCAATTGATCCATATGATAACGGAGAGACATGATGTCCATCATAGATTTACGCTTGATCCATATAGTATGCATGAGAAGAATAAGGTGAATTCAGTTACAGATTTAAGTTGGCTGCATTGATCTTTTAGACTTTCAGTTATTATTGTAGATTGTAACAGGCACTAGAGGGCACAAGGAAACTGAAAACAATGttgattactccctccgtctgcATTTAGTTGTCATATAGCTAGTTTGAATTGTATTTACCAACATGACTGTAAAATCTGGACACTGGAGTATATTTGATTTGCAAGACTTAGGCTCCGTTTGTCTTGATGGAAAACATTTACAAAACAAAATGGTTTTTCATGGAAACCATTTTCCGTTTTTTGAGCCTGAAAAGGTAATGACAAAATCTATACAAGAAGAAACACGGTTCAAAGATGAACATGCTAGCTAATTACCAAggctatttataggaaagtaATCTAATAAAAAAATAGGTGATTTTTTCACTAAGCAAAGATTTGGAGATGAATACTATTAGAAGTTAGCAGGTAAAACCTCAATCCAGGGTACATGATCAAGTTGGCTTACGTTGAACCGAGTAACATTATCATCCTCTTTTTAAGTACCAGGAATAACTTACCATTAGTTTATCTACAAAGCTGCAAGAAAGTAAACATACCTTTAACTAGCAACATAATTAGCGCTAGTTAGCGACCTATATATGAAACACAAAAACATGTTTGATCAGGATATGGAGCTTAATGTGCATTTATCAAATGTATTGTCAGGGAGTTCAACAAAAGCTGCATCAGGGAGATCAAGTACATATATACTATGAGGGGAAAAAAAGCATTTGTAATAAAGTACGGTATATTAGGCTACTTTTAATGAGAAATGATACTCATAGATTAAAGATCAAGGAAAATTTAAGTAGCAGATATAGAGAAACAAGTATAACTCACAAAGGGGTGGGTGAACCAATggtagttttattttttattttttttagttaagCACGACGCAGAGCCTTCTCTATTTCACAAATCTGACATAATACTAGACTTTACCATATTcattaaactataaaaaatgtaCTAGTTACATCaattaacacttttaaaagacCCAAGGGATGATGAAAAGCGGAAGAGTTTCAATTTTGTCACATAATAATAtcgaaaacaaaacaaaattggAATCCCAAAGCTAGAGAAACTCAATTAAAATCATCAATCATCAtaaattataatataaataGAACTAACACAACAAAATCATGTCAAAATGTTGAAAAATTCGAGAAAATCATATGAATAATTATTCAATAAAAAACCTAATTCCATACCGATAGTAAATTTCGAAACGTATAAGATCAACGACAAAAGAAATTGAGCAATATAACCGATCAAAAAGGACAAACTATGAATAATACCTGAAATTTGCTTCTTAATTCTCCGCAACAATTTCTACATAAATTCGGCATTAtcaaaatcagaaaataatagAATTTTTAAATTGAATCAAAACAACTGTGCAATAGTCGAAATTAACGTCAATCCATGGAAACAATGGTAAAATAATACCTTATTGTGGAGGTTTTTCCCTGAAGGAGGTTTTTCGCCGATGGAGGGTTTAGGTTGATGGAGAGTTTTCAATTTTCCAAGGACATGATGAATCAgtttacaatttttttaaagTTTACCATTCACAAGCGCgtgcttttattttattttttaaagtatTCTTTTATAGTTTTGTTTAAGTAGGCGTTTAATGGTCTCTTTGAGGCggtaatttaataaaaaattaagatTTAATCTAAGGAGTCAACAATACATAAAAGGCGACGCATAAGGTGAACTCTATAGCGTCGCCTGTAATATAAGAGGCGACACGTAAACTTTATGCGTCCGCTGCAATGTACAAGGTGACATGTAAAGTATGCGCGTCCCACCTTATAGAGGAGGGGACTCGTAAACTTTTACTTTTCGAGTCGCCTACTCAATAAAAGGCGACTTTAAAAGCTTATGTGTCGCCCGATAAATTGCAGGCGACACGGAAGCCTTTTATTTGGCTTTTTATTTTGATTCATGGAACCTTATGAGTCGCCTGCTCTATAACAAGCGACTCTAAAAGCTTATGTGTCGCCTATTTGTTTGAGGCGACTCGAAAAGTCTGACTCCGTAGggtatttttgtagtagtgactgCACAATGCCAAAAGCCTCCCCCAAcgcacatgctttcgggctattgtttgggttagaaaagaaaagaacaaggaACAAAACAGAAATCATGGCATTGGCCCTTCAAGATGAATTATTTGATCCCACTAaactgatcgctccatcacccctaAAGGTCGATCAAACCCAccaagggtggcgcaagaccttcaaatggactaatgctcgtggaacgaagttcaagatatctgcgggagatgGCCCAATGTGTGAAGAAttcgagtctgaatccgagtccgaATCCGAGTCTGAACCTAATAAAATTGTAATCCCTCCCAAAACTattttagacccggaaatatccactccgggagatctttttgatgtaatgcttcacgactttaataagataaacaaaacttttgagtatatgccgcttaaaaatccgagtagtaATGCAGAAtgcctcgccactaatgagcacgaaaaagagccagaagatgaatataccgaattaataaaagttgtaaatgaacaagaactcaaaacccaTATAATTGAGgccacagaatcggtaaatattggaacagaagaaaatcctaaattcattaaaattggcctcaccttaactcccacttaAAAAAACCGATCTAATCTTCATTctacgggaattcgagggtgtctttgcttggtcctacaaagacatgcccggaatagatcgagaaatcgctgagcataggaTTCCGctggatcccaaaatgacgcaagtaaaacaaaagctacgacgGCTTAagccagagatagccttgaaaataaaagaagaagtcactaaacaattagacgcggGCTTCATAAAGGTCTCCAACTACCTAGAATGGGTG
This Spinacia oleracea cultivar Varoflay chromosome 6, BTI_SOV_V1, whole genome shotgun sequence DNA region includes the following protein-coding sequences:
- the LOC130462395 gene encoding uncharacterized protein yields the protein MCEDLIFKLVGHELEDISILDIKPWVMHAEVAEKFLSFENQVFLAGDAAHRFPPAGGFGMNTGIQDAQNLAWKLAAVVNDCHI
- the LOC110800280 gene encoding CBL-interacting serine/threonine-protein kinase 21-like, translating into MEEEARKVVVVVEPRGEEEVRSGEERAVRSGGSEQREARPFRILPIEAGNLKPPSTGSVEANITKARPNHMLKPGSLLSTECGSPSYVAPEELNKKTYDGAAAYVWACGVILFELCVGYLPFTDPNLLNLYTKIISLLQECYTDDVRAVFEPEKVMTIYKKHHSKMNMLTKCQGFFFQGSSDEKIFPETQGFINAFQLIAMSSDLDLSTLFEDTMKIQLKSKFRSSFSLLVEVIEVAPTNCVVEVPKPAEEAGIYKEVFSGFYP